The following proteins are co-located in the Fructilactobacillus carniphilus genome:
- a CDS encoding ATP-dependent DNA helicase, which yields MQKIGVRELVGFILRSGDLNSSLSSFNTPQAGTRIHKRLQHHRGPDYQAEATLQTEVELNRRPVLIHGRADGLIVHDNQVEIEEIKTSDTAWDFLPENQLILYWGQAKLYAALLMREQPEVHEVKLTLTYVQTPDEIQTTEHQLITRTTALAFFEQVVSEYEDWLALQESLARDRVQTAAQMDFPFPTYRKGQRKLAAAVYKSAILGKHLLLEAPTGTGKTISTLFPAIKAFATDQVERVFYFTAKQSTRRVAEAALAQLREHGLRIQSITLTAKEQIQFPEEVDVEPENNPYFQGYYDRLKPALKAILTEGRHLSKDLIQTYARQYTLDPFEFSLDVSLFCDVIVGDYNYLFDPVVHLQRFFAVENQGNFFLVDEAHNLVDRAREMYSTSLSQIDCEVLLNDLPRNMQNRALRRRLQELSQQFQRLQDELPPHQTELDLVAPDEPFTQAVGKLSERIRQWLAKQPTGPEVEAVRQFFFACLTYSKINELFGDNFRFRVLLQDGKSTVRLFCMDASPFIKEQLELGRGSVLFSATLSPLTYYQRVLGNEPDGLKYQLPSPFSPNSQNILIATYIDTTYNQRTNSLAPIVASIHNLVTSKRGNYLVFAPSNAYLDQIYQAYRARYPEQAVQKQTSNMNTAEREQFLAAFNQPETHPILGFALLGGIFSEGIDLVGDRLIGTAIVGVGLPGLNSETNLIRDYFDQQNGQGFAFAYQLPGLNHVFQAAGRVIRSLQDRGVILLLDRRFTEPRYQRWFPATWRATHLVHNQAELQQQLQHFWQTPKNL from the coding sequence GCCACGCTACAAACAGAGGTTGAGCTCAACCGACGGCCGGTGCTGATTCACGGTCGGGCCGATGGCCTAATCGTTCATGATAATCAAGTTGAAATTGAGGAGATTAAAACCTCGGACACCGCTTGGGATTTCCTGCCCGAGAACCAACTCATCCTGTATTGGGGGCAGGCGAAACTCTACGCGGCCTTGTTAATGCGAGAACAGCCAGAAGTTCACGAGGTCAAACTCACGCTCACCTACGTTCAAACTCCAGACGAAATTCAGACGACGGAGCACCAACTCATTACGCGGACAACAGCACTTGCCTTCTTTGAACAAGTCGTCAGTGAATACGAAGATTGGCTCGCCTTACAGGAAAGTTTAGCTCGGGATCGGGTGCAAACCGCAGCTCAAATGGACTTTCCCTTCCCTACATATCGTAAAGGGCAACGCAAACTAGCCGCTGCCGTCTACAAATCAGCCATCCTGGGGAAACACCTTTTATTAGAGGCTCCGACTGGCACTGGCAAGACGATCTCGACCCTCTTTCCAGCAATCAAAGCCTTTGCTACCGACCAGGTCGAACGAGTCTTCTACTTCACGGCCAAGCAAAGCACCAGGCGGGTCGCAGAAGCGGCGCTGGCGCAACTCCGCGAGCACGGATTACGGATCCAAAGTATTACATTGACAGCGAAGGAACAAATTCAGTTTCCCGAAGAGGTAGACGTCGAACCGGAAAATAATCCTTACTTTCAGGGCTACTACGACCGCTTAAAGCCAGCCCTCAAAGCCATCCTCACGGAAGGACGGCACCTCTCAAAAGACCTCATCCAAACCTACGCTCGTCAGTATACCTTGGATCCGTTTGAATTTTCCTTAGACGTCAGCCTGTTTTGCGACGTGATTGTGGGCGACTACAACTACTTGTTTGATCCCGTGGTCCACTTGCAACGCTTCTTTGCGGTGGAAAATCAGGGGAACTTCTTTTTAGTTGACGAAGCTCACAACCTAGTAGACCGGGCTCGGGAAATGTATTCAACTAGCCTGAGCCAAATTGATTGCGAGGTCCTTCTGAATGACTTACCACGCAACATGCAAAACCGAGCCCTCCGGCGTCGCTTACAGGAATTGTCCCAGCAGTTTCAGCGGCTTCAGGATGAATTGCCACCGCACCAAACCGAGCTGGATTTAGTCGCACCAGACGAACCATTTACCCAGGCCGTCGGCAAACTCAGCGAACGGATCAGACAGTGGTTGGCCAAACAGCCGACCGGTCCGGAAGTCGAGGCCGTCCGGCAGTTTTTCTTTGCCTGCTTAACCTACAGCAAGATTAACGAACTCTTTGGGGATAATTTTCGCTTCCGAGTGTTACTCCAGGACGGAAAAAGTACCGTCCGTCTCTTCTGCATGGATGCGAGTCCGTTCATTAAAGAACAACTAGAACTAGGGCGCGGTTCCGTTCTCTTTTCGGCTACTTTATCACCTCTCACATACTACCAACGGGTCTTAGGTAATGAGCCAGATGGATTAAAATATCAGCTACCATCTCCATTTTCTCCTAATTCCCAAAATATATTGATTGCAACTTACATTGATACAACTTATAATCAAAGAACCAATAGTTTAGCACCAATTGTCGCCAGTATTCACAACTTAGTCACGAGTAAACGTGGCAACTACCTTGTTTTTGCGCCCTCGAACGCATATCTGGACCAGATTTATCAGGCCTATCGCGCCCGATATCCAGAACAAGCAGTCCAAAAACAAACTTCGAATATGAACACGGCCGAGCGTGAGCAATTTTTAGCAGCGTTCAACCAGCCAGAAACACACCCTATCTTGGGCTTTGCCCTGTTAGGGGGAATTTTTTCGGAAGGCATTGATTTAGTCGGGGACCGGCTAATTGGGACGGCCATCGTTGGAGTCGGGTTACCGGGACTCAACTCCGAAACGAACCTGATTCGCGATTACTTTGACCAACAAAATGGACAGGGTTTCGCCTTTGCCTACCAGTTGCCAGGCTTAAATCACGTGTTTCAAGCAGCCGGCCGGGTGATTCGCAGTTTACAGGATCGAGGCGTGATTTTATTGTTAGATCGTCGGTTTACGGAACCCCGCTACCAACGCTGGTTTCCGGCAACCTGGCGAGCCACGCACCTCGTGCACAATCAAGCTGAGTTACAACAACAATTACAACATTTTTGGCAAACACCGAAAAATTTATAA
- a CDS encoding DUF3290 family protein, translating to MNLYSYQYLINNFSAVNYFYIGLIVFVAAIMLITGYFYYRNQNDFRFRNLFILVSLVGALVIVMQVSRFNNQRSSDSQTGQTVQVLKTLAKQKHVPLDQVYSSSNVLSDGMTIKLGKHFYLVHMNNDKTNYSIQETKLVNKPSYVYKGQFKFWGNNSSNGIDYASVALKFIVGLIMIVLQINLSGKGNLAPSNALDQLQNYILGGIIGGVIYNSQITVLQFVAILLIWSIIVFAIKYLTSQSNILDTVINGAPQVLIDNGKVNVKRALKNGINANELSFKLRSNGVNDFSNVKNATLEQNGQLTITTFDDDESQNYPLITDGQVDLPAMKRFNLDPEEIKQLLNEQHVSLKQVYLGQYQDHQLNLVLYPTNRKIL from the coding sequence TTGAACCTTTATTCTTATCAGTACCTGATTAATAATTTCAGCGCTGTCAACTACTTTTACATCGGTCTAATCGTTTTTGTGGCTGCCATCATGTTAATCACCGGTTACTTTTATTACCGCAATCAAAATGACTTTCGGTTCCGGAACCTCTTTATTTTGGTTTCGCTCGTCGGAGCCCTCGTAATTGTCATGCAGGTCAGCCGCTTTAACAACCAGCGCAGTAGCGATAGTCAAACGGGACAAACCGTCCAGGTTCTAAAAACGTTGGCAAAACAAAAGCACGTACCGCTGGACCAGGTTTATTCCAGCAGTAACGTTCTAAGTGACGGCATGACCATTAAACTGGGCAAGCACTTCTACTTGGTCCACATGAATAACGACAAAACCAACTATAGTATTCAAGAAACCAAATTGGTGAACAAGCCCAGTTACGTCTATAAGGGGCAGTTTAAATTCTGGGGTAACAATAGTAGCAACGGGATTGACTATGCCTCTGTCGCCCTCAAATTCATCGTCGGATTAATTATGATTGTCTTGCAGATTAACCTGTCGGGGAAAGGAAACCTGGCCCCATCAAACGCCCTCGACCAGTTACAAAACTATATTCTGGGGGGAATTATCGGAGGTGTCATCTATAATTCTCAGATTACCGTGCTCCAGTTCGTCGCCATCCTGCTAATCTGGTCAATTATCGTCTTCGCCATTAAGTACCTAACCAGTCAAAGTAATATACTGGATACCGTTATCAACGGAGCCCCGCAGGTCTTAATTGATAACGGAAAAGTAAACGTTAAACGGGCTCTAAAAAATGGAATTAACGCCAACGAGCTGTCCTTTAAGCTCCGGAGCAACGGGGTCAATGACTTTAGCAACGTCAAAAACGCCACGCTGGAACAAAACGGACAGTTAACCATTACTACCTTTGACGATGACGAATCCCAAAACTACCCCTTAATTACTGACGGTCAGGTTGACTTGCCAGCCATGAAACGGTTCAACTTAGATCCAGAAGAAATCAAACAGTTACTGAATGAACAACACGTCTCTCTGAAACAGGTTTACCTGGGTCAATACCAAGATCATCAGTTAAACTTGGTCTTATACCCGACTAACAGAAAAATCCTATAA
- a CDS encoding VIT1/CCC1 transporter family protein — protein MVKQKKQFSLAQKINVLRASVMGANDGILSIAGIVLGVAGASTSNWAILISGLAGMLAGTVSMSMGEYVSVNSQKDSERQAIATVKTALDTDYQAQFNYVENKYRQTGMNQTLAHKATSEMMNDDALTTVVRERYAFDPSKFTSPYAAAIASLISFPLGSLLPLISIFIGSANWHIVTTFVAVIIALAITGYLAALLSKANRFKAVLRNVISGVVTMSVTYLIGALVGLVD, from the coding sequence ATGGTAAAGCAAAAAAAGCAGTTTTCACTTGCCCAAAAGATTAACGTGCTCCGGGCGAGCGTGATGGGCGCTAACGATGGAATTCTCTCCATTGCTGGAATTGTGCTTGGAGTGGCTGGCGCTTCGACCAGTAACTGGGCGATCCTGATCTCAGGATTAGCTGGGATGTTAGCCGGCACGGTTTCCATGTCAATGGGAGAATACGTATCGGTGAACAGTCAAAAGGACTCTGAACGCCAAGCGATTGCGACCGTCAAAACGGCGCTGGACACTGATTATCAAGCCCAGTTCAACTACGTCGAGAATAAGTACCGGCAAACGGGCATGAATCAGACCCTCGCCCACAAGGCTACCAGTGAAATGATGAACGATGATGCCTTAACGACCGTCGTGCGGGAACGCTACGCCTTTGACCCGAGTAAGTTTACCAGTCCCTATGCGGCAGCAATTGCATCCTTGATTTCCTTTCCGCTAGGATCACTCCTTCCGTTAATTTCTATCTTCATCGGATCCGCCAACTGGCACATCGTAACCACCTTCGTAGCCGTGATTATCGCCCTCGCCATTACCGGCTATCTTGCCGCTCTTTTGAGTAAAGCCAACCGCTTTAAAGCCGTGCTCCGCAACGTAATTTCCGGAGTCGTGACGATGTCCGTTACCTACCTGATCGGGGCCCTCGTGGGCTTGGTGGATTAG
- a CDS encoding Fur family transcriptional regulator, producing the protein MTDKRYDQAMERLKENNVRITPQRQIILKYMIETDDHPSVETIFHILEKTFPNLSMATVYNNLRLFKKLNLIIEMPSSDGGYRYDFFDHPHLHATCDRCNKIIDIDDPEFDKINEHFMDLAKEKGFDPKVTNVEIHGVCSECQAKEKAEQK; encoded by the coding sequence ATGACAGACAAGCGTTATGATCAGGCAATGGAACGTTTAAAGGAGAACAACGTTCGCATTACGCCACAACGACAAATTATTTTGAAGTACATGATTGAAACGGATGACCATCCGTCCGTGGAAACGATTTTCCATATCTTGGAAAAAACCTTCCCGAACCTCAGTATGGCCACGGTTTATAACAACCTCCGTTTATTCAAGAAGCTAAACCTCATCATCGAAATGCCAAGTTCCGATGGTGGTTACCGGTACGACTTCTTTGACCACCCGCACCTCCACGCTACTTGCGACCGGTGCAACAAGATTATCGACATTGATGATCCCGAGTTTGACAAGATTAACGAACACTTCATGGACTTAGCTAAGGAGAAGGGCTTTGATCCGAAGGTTACGAACGTAGAAATTCACGGGGTTTGTTCCGAATGTCAAGCCAAAGAAAAAGCTGAACAAAAATAA